In Columba livia isolate bColLiv1 breed racing homer chromosome 20, bColLiv1.pat.W.v2, whole genome shotgun sequence, a genomic segment contains:
- the SEZ6 gene encoding seizure protein 6 homolog isoform X2: MGSPPPALLLPLLAALLRAPADGFNGVARKAGESAEAEGEPTALPTPAEREAEARFVSTAPTLKLLNHHPLLEDLLHEAFLKKDYLGQAPFLPGDPGPLLPADALQPDPGPPAPEPPPRTPALPRAAFPTDPLTTPAGHPGPWGEAWGVVPAANPSWSPLGVPESVPVSPSQAPATPGTSLGSHTGVTVVPGDEEGTTTTSTITTTTVTTLQGPAPCNRTLAGPEGWLVSPEPVAVPYDVSLDCTYTVSVYPGYGVELKVHNISLAEGETLTVESMGGLEPILLANESFLLRGQVIRSPANLLTLRFQSPRPPSPGSYCFHYQAYLLSCPFPARPAFGEVSVSSLHPGGDAQFRCAAGYQLQGAHRLVCRNATRPFWSAREPLCLAMCGGVVRNATVGRIISPGFPGNYSNNLTCHWLLEAPAGHRLHLHFEKVSLAEDDDRLIIRNGNNVEAPPVYDSYEVEYLPIEGLLSTGRHFFVELTTDSSGAAAGMALRYEAFEQGHCYEPFVKYGNFTASDPRYPVGTTVEFTCDPGYTLEQGSTIIECVDPNDPQWNETEPACRAVCSGELTDTAGVVLSPNWPEAYGKGQDCIWGLHVDEDKRVMLDVRVLRLGTGDVLTFYDGDDLTARILGQYTGARGRFKLYASSADVTVQFQSDPGAGAFAYRQGFVIHFSEVPRNDTCPELPDIANGWKTSSQPELLHGTVVTYHCYPGFQLSGTDLLMCHWDLTWSGDLPSCERVTSCRDPGDAEHSRRVVSSPKFPVGSTVQYICDKGYILAGTGTLTCHDRIAGGPKWSDRLPKCIPETYEPCHNPGVPAGGRQSPERRLYPAGATLRFSCTAGRALLGEGSLHCLPGHPSRWSGSPPICKATSYDEFYSNRNLDAVAKAVPSGTALEGTNVAIAIFLPVLVVALLIGGIYLYFSKLQGKPALQLPLTGSHPYDHITVESAFDNPTYETGSVFFAGDKGI, from the exons ATGGGCTcgccgccgcccgccctgcTCCTGCCGCTCCTCGCCGCTCTGCTCCGTGCACCGGCCGACG GCTTCAACGGGGTGGCGAGGAAAGCCGGGGAGAGCGCTGAGGCCGAAGGGGAGCCCACGGCGCTGCCCACGCCGGCAGAGCGGGAGGCAGAGGCTCGTTTTGTCAGCACGGCGCCCACGTTGAAGCTTCTCAACCACCACCCGCTGTTGGAGGACCTGCTGCACGAAGCCTTCCTGAAGAAGGACTACCTGGGCCAGGCACCGTTCCTGCCCGGTGACCCTGGTCCCCTCCTGCCTGCTGATGCTCTCCAGCCAGACCCTggccccccagcccctgagCCCCCCCCACGCACCCCCGCCCTGCCCAGGGCCGCCTTCCCCACCGACCCGCTGACCACACCAGCGGGACATCCAGGGCCATGGGGAGAGGCATGGGGGGTCGTGCCAGCTGCCAATCCCTCGTGGTCCCCGCTTGGGGTGCCAGAGTcggtccccgtgtcccccagccAGGCACCTGCCACCCCTGGCACATCCCTGGGATCCCATACTGGGGTCACTGTGGTCCCCGGGGATGAGGAGGGGACTACCACCACCTCCACCATTACCACCACCACTGTCACCACGCTGCAGGGACCAG CCCCCTGCAACCGGACACTGGCGGGTCCCGAGGGCTGgctggtgtccccagagccagtCGCTGTCCCCTATGATGTCAGCCTGGACTGCACCTACACCGTCTCTGTCTACCCTGGCTATGGCGTGGAGCTCAAG GTCCACAACATCAGCCTGGCTGAGGGGGAGACGCTGACGGTGGAGAGCATGGGGGGGCTGGAGCCCATCCTCCTGGCCAACGAGTCCTTCCTGCTGCGGGGCCAGGTCATCCGCAGCCCCGCCAACCTCCTCACCCTCCGCTTCCAGAGCCCCcggccccccagccccggctcctACTGCTTCCACTACCAAG CCTACCTGCTGAGCTGCCCCTTCCCGGCACGGCCGGCATTTGGGGAGGTGTCGGTCAGCAGCTTGCACCCCGGCGGGGACGCCCAGTTCCGCTGCGCCGCTGGCTACCAGCTGCAAGGTGCCCACCGGCTTGTCTGCCGCAACGCCACCCGTCCCTTCTGGAGCGCCCGCGAGCCCCTCTGCCTCG CGATGTGCGGCGGGGTGGTCCGAAACGCCACGGTGGGACGCATCATCTCGCCCGGCTTCCCCGGGAACTACAGCAACAACCTGACGTGCCACTGGCTGCTGGAGGCGCCCGCTGGCCACCGCCTGCACCTCCACTTCGAGAAGGTCTCGTTGGCTGAGGACGACGACAG GCTCATCATCCGCAATGGCAACAACGTGGAGGCACCGCCAGTGTACGACTCCTACGAGGTGGAATACCTGCCCATCGAGGGGCTGCTCAGCACCGGGCGCCACTTCTTTGTGGAGCTCACCACCGACAGCAGCGGGGCCGCCGCAGGCATGGCACTGCGCTACGAGG CCTTCGAGCAGGGACATTGCTACGAGCCCTTTGTCAAGTATGGGAATTTCACGGCCAGCGACCCCCGGTACCCCGTGGGCACCACAGTGGAGTTCACGTGCGACCCTGGCTACACGCTGGAGCAGGGCTCCACCATCATTGAATGCGTCGACCCCAACGACCCGCAGTGGAATGAGACTGAGCCGGCATGCCGCG CGGTGTGCAGCGGGGAGCTGACGGACACAGCTGGCGTTGTGCTGTCACCCAACTGGCCGGAGGCGTACGGCAAGGGCCAGGACTGCATCTGGGGGCTGCATGTGGACGAGGACAAGCGTGTCATGCTGGACGTCCGCGT GCTGCGACTGGGCACGGGGGACGTGCTGACTTTCTATGATGGGGACGACCTGACGGCGCGCATCCTGGGCCAGTACACGGGTGCCCGTGGCCGGTTCAAGCTCTACGCCTCCAGTGCCGATGTCACCGTCCAGTTCCAGTCGGACCCCGGCGCCGGTGCCTTTGCCTATCGTCAAGGCTTTGTCATCCACTTCTCTG AGGTCCCCCGTAATGACACCTGCCCTGAGCTGCCAGACATTGCCAATGGCTGGAAGACGTCCTCACAGCCAGAGTTGCTCCATGGCACCGTGGTCACCTACCATTGCTACCCTGGTTTCCAGCTGTCCGGCACCGACCTCCTGATGTGCCACTGGGATCTGACGTGGAGTGGTGACCTGCCCTCCTGCGAGAGGG TGACCTCCTGCCGGGACCCTGGAGATGCCGAGCACAGCCGCAGGGTGGTCTCCAGCCCTAAATTCCCAGTGGGATCCACTGTGCAGTACATCTGCGACAAGGGCTACATCCTGGCAGGCACCGGGACCCTCACCTGCCACGATCGCATTGCGGGGGGACCCAAGTGGAGTGACCGTCTCCCCAAGTGCATCC CGGAGACGTATGAGCCTTGCCACAACCCCGGTGtgccggcgggcgggcggcagAGCCCTGAGCGGCGGTTGTACCCGGCGGGAGCCACCTTACGCTTCTCCTGCACCGCCGGCCGGGCGCTGCTGGGCGAGGGCAGCCTGCACTGTCTGCCCGGGCACCCCTCGCGCTGGAGCGGGTCACCCCCCATCTGCAAAGCGA CCTCCTACGATGAGTTTTACAGCAACCGTAACCTGGATG CTGTGGCCAAGGCTGTGCCCTCCGGGACGGCACTGGAAGGCACCAACGTTGCCATCGCCATCTTCCTGCCCGTGCTGGTGGTGGCCCTGCTCATCGGGGGCATTTATCTCTACTTCTCCAA GCTCCAGGGGaagccagccctgcagctgccccTCACTGGCTCCCACCCCTACGACCACATCACCGTGGAGTCGGCTTTTGACAACCCCACCTACGAGACAGGA tctgttttctttgcaggagACAAGGGAATATGA
- the SEZ6 gene encoding seizure protein 6 homolog isoform X1 produces MGSPPPALLLPLLAALLRAPADGFNGVARKAGESAEAEGEPTALPTPAEREAEARFVSTAPTLKLLNHHPLLEDLLHEAFLKKDYLGQAPFLPGDPGPLLPADALQPDPGPPAPEPPPRTPALPRAAFPTDPLTTPAGHPGPWGEAWGVVPAANPSWSPLGVPESVPVSPSQAPATPGTSLGSHTGVTVVPGDEEGTTTTSTITTTTVTTLQGPAPCNRTLAGPEGWLVSPEPVAVPYDVSLDCTYTVSVYPGYGVELKVHNISLAEGETLTVESMGGLEPILLANESFLLRGQVIRSPANLLTLRFQSPRPPSPGSYCFHYQAYLLSCPFPARPAFGEVSVSSLHPGGDAQFRCAAGYQLQGAHRLVCRNATRPFWSAREPLCLAMCGGVVRNATVGRIISPGFPGNYSNNLTCHWLLEAPAGHRLHLHFEKVSLAEDDDRLIIRNGNNVEAPPVYDSYEVEYLPIEGLLSTGRHFFVELTTDSSGAAAGMALRYEAFEQGHCYEPFVKYGNFTASDPRYPVGTTVEFTCDPGYTLEQGSTIIECVDPNDPQWNETEPACRAVCSGELTDTAGVVLSPNWPEAYGKGQDCIWGLHVDEDKRVMLDVRVLRLGTGDVLTFYDGDDLTARILGQYTGARGRFKLYASSADVTVQFQSDPGAGAFAYRQGFVIHFSEVPRNDTCPELPDIANGWKTSSQPELLHGTVVTYHCYPGFQLSGTDLLMCHWDLTWSGDLPSCERVTSCRDPGDAEHSRRVVSSPKFPVGSTVQYICDKGYILAGTGTLTCHDRIAGGPKWSDRLPKCIPETYEPCHNPGVPAGGRQSPERRLYPAGATLRFSCTAGRALLGEGSLHCLPGHPSRWSGSPPICKATSYDEFYSNRNLDAVAKAVPSGTALEGTNVAIAIFLPVLVVALLIGGIYLYFSKLQGKPALQLPLTGSHPYDHITVESAFDNPTYETGGSCKGCDIHPGTTHEMGQSSRDHAQGRTCILGTTHQLGHLYQGPCIRQDNHPGTTHRMGHAPPGPFMI; encoded by the exons ATGGGCTcgccgccgcccgccctgcTCCTGCCGCTCCTCGCCGCTCTGCTCCGTGCACCGGCCGACG GCTTCAACGGGGTGGCGAGGAAAGCCGGGGAGAGCGCTGAGGCCGAAGGGGAGCCCACGGCGCTGCCCACGCCGGCAGAGCGGGAGGCAGAGGCTCGTTTTGTCAGCACGGCGCCCACGTTGAAGCTTCTCAACCACCACCCGCTGTTGGAGGACCTGCTGCACGAAGCCTTCCTGAAGAAGGACTACCTGGGCCAGGCACCGTTCCTGCCCGGTGACCCTGGTCCCCTCCTGCCTGCTGATGCTCTCCAGCCAGACCCTggccccccagcccctgagCCCCCCCCACGCACCCCCGCCCTGCCCAGGGCCGCCTTCCCCACCGACCCGCTGACCACACCAGCGGGACATCCAGGGCCATGGGGAGAGGCATGGGGGGTCGTGCCAGCTGCCAATCCCTCGTGGTCCCCGCTTGGGGTGCCAGAGTcggtccccgtgtcccccagccAGGCACCTGCCACCCCTGGCACATCCCTGGGATCCCATACTGGGGTCACTGTGGTCCCCGGGGATGAGGAGGGGACTACCACCACCTCCACCATTACCACCACCACTGTCACCACGCTGCAGGGACCAG CCCCCTGCAACCGGACACTGGCGGGTCCCGAGGGCTGgctggtgtccccagagccagtCGCTGTCCCCTATGATGTCAGCCTGGACTGCACCTACACCGTCTCTGTCTACCCTGGCTATGGCGTGGAGCTCAAG GTCCACAACATCAGCCTGGCTGAGGGGGAGACGCTGACGGTGGAGAGCATGGGGGGGCTGGAGCCCATCCTCCTGGCCAACGAGTCCTTCCTGCTGCGGGGCCAGGTCATCCGCAGCCCCGCCAACCTCCTCACCCTCCGCTTCCAGAGCCCCcggccccccagccccggctcctACTGCTTCCACTACCAAG CCTACCTGCTGAGCTGCCCCTTCCCGGCACGGCCGGCATTTGGGGAGGTGTCGGTCAGCAGCTTGCACCCCGGCGGGGACGCCCAGTTCCGCTGCGCCGCTGGCTACCAGCTGCAAGGTGCCCACCGGCTTGTCTGCCGCAACGCCACCCGTCCCTTCTGGAGCGCCCGCGAGCCCCTCTGCCTCG CGATGTGCGGCGGGGTGGTCCGAAACGCCACGGTGGGACGCATCATCTCGCCCGGCTTCCCCGGGAACTACAGCAACAACCTGACGTGCCACTGGCTGCTGGAGGCGCCCGCTGGCCACCGCCTGCACCTCCACTTCGAGAAGGTCTCGTTGGCTGAGGACGACGACAG GCTCATCATCCGCAATGGCAACAACGTGGAGGCACCGCCAGTGTACGACTCCTACGAGGTGGAATACCTGCCCATCGAGGGGCTGCTCAGCACCGGGCGCCACTTCTTTGTGGAGCTCACCACCGACAGCAGCGGGGCCGCCGCAGGCATGGCACTGCGCTACGAGG CCTTCGAGCAGGGACATTGCTACGAGCCCTTTGTCAAGTATGGGAATTTCACGGCCAGCGACCCCCGGTACCCCGTGGGCACCACAGTGGAGTTCACGTGCGACCCTGGCTACACGCTGGAGCAGGGCTCCACCATCATTGAATGCGTCGACCCCAACGACCCGCAGTGGAATGAGACTGAGCCGGCATGCCGCG CGGTGTGCAGCGGGGAGCTGACGGACACAGCTGGCGTTGTGCTGTCACCCAACTGGCCGGAGGCGTACGGCAAGGGCCAGGACTGCATCTGGGGGCTGCATGTGGACGAGGACAAGCGTGTCATGCTGGACGTCCGCGT GCTGCGACTGGGCACGGGGGACGTGCTGACTTTCTATGATGGGGACGACCTGACGGCGCGCATCCTGGGCCAGTACACGGGTGCCCGTGGCCGGTTCAAGCTCTACGCCTCCAGTGCCGATGTCACCGTCCAGTTCCAGTCGGACCCCGGCGCCGGTGCCTTTGCCTATCGTCAAGGCTTTGTCATCCACTTCTCTG AGGTCCCCCGTAATGACACCTGCCCTGAGCTGCCAGACATTGCCAATGGCTGGAAGACGTCCTCACAGCCAGAGTTGCTCCATGGCACCGTGGTCACCTACCATTGCTACCCTGGTTTCCAGCTGTCCGGCACCGACCTCCTGATGTGCCACTGGGATCTGACGTGGAGTGGTGACCTGCCCTCCTGCGAGAGGG TGACCTCCTGCCGGGACCCTGGAGATGCCGAGCACAGCCGCAGGGTGGTCTCCAGCCCTAAATTCCCAGTGGGATCCACTGTGCAGTACATCTGCGACAAGGGCTACATCCTGGCAGGCACCGGGACCCTCACCTGCCACGATCGCATTGCGGGGGGACCCAAGTGGAGTGACCGTCTCCCCAAGTGCATCC CGGAGACGTATGAGCCTTGCCACAACCCCGGTGtgccggcgggcgggcggcagAGCCCTGAGCGGCGGTTGTACCCGGCGGGAGCCACCTTACGCTTCTCCTGCACCGCCGGCCGGGCGCTGCTGGGCGAGGGCAGCCTGCACTGTCTGCCCGGGCACCCCTCGCGCTGGAGCGGGTCACCCCCCATCTGCAAAGCGA CCTCCTACGATGAGTTTTACAGCAACCGTAACCTGGATG CTGTGGCCAAGGCTGTGCCCTCCGGGACGGCACTGGAAGGCACCAACGTTGCCATCGCCATCTTCCTGCCCGTGCTGGTGGTGGCCCTGCTCATCGGGGGCATTTATCTCTACTTCTCCAA GCTCCAGGGGaagccagccctgcagctgccccTCACTGGCTCCCACCCCTACGACCACATCACCGTGGAGTCGGCTTTTGACAACCCCACCTACGAGACAGGA GGCTCATGCAAAGGATGTGACATCCATCCAGGGACCACTCATGAGATGGGACAGTCATCCAGGGACCACGCACAGGGCAGGACATGCATCCTGGGGACCACACACCAGCTGGGACATCTATACCAGGGACCGTGCATTAGACAGGACAACCATCCAGGGACCACACACAGGATGGGACATGCACCCCCAGGGCCATTCATGATCTAG
- the SEZ6 gene encoding seizure protein 6 homolog isoform X3 translates to MGSPPPALLLPLLAALLRAPADGFNGVARKAGESAEAEGEPTALPTPAEREAEARFVSTAPTLKLLNHHPLLEDLLHEAFLKKDYLGQAPFLPGDPGPLLPADALQPDPGPPAPEPPPRTPALPRAAFPTDPLTTPAGHPGPWGEAWGVVPAANPSWSPLGVPESVPVSPSQAPATPGTSLGSHTGVTVVPGDEEGTTTTSTITTTTVTTLQGPAPCNRTLAGPEGWLVSPEPVAVPYDVSLDCTYTVSVYPGYGVELKVHNISLAEGETLTVESMGGLEPILLANESFLLRGQVIRSPANLLTLRFQSPRPPSPGSYCFHYQAYLLSCPFPARPAFGEVSVSSLHPGGDAQFRCAAGYQLQGAHRLVCRNATRPFWSAREPLCLAMCGGVVRNATVGRIISPGFPGNYSNNLTCHWLLEAPAGHRLHLHFEKVSLAEDDDRLIIRNGNNVEAPPVYDSYEVEYLPIEGLLSTGRHFFVELTTDSSGAAAGMALRYEAFEQGHCYEPFVKYGNFTASDPRYPVGTTVEFTCDPGYTLEQGSTIIECVDPNDPQWNETEPACRAVCSGELTDTAGVVLSPNWPEAYGKGQDCIWGLHVDEDKRVMLDVRVLRLGTGDVLTFYDGDDLTARILGQYTGARGRFKLYASSADVTVQFQSDPGAGAFAYRQGFVIHFSEVPRNDTCPELPDIANGWKTSSQPELLHGTVVTYHCYPGFQLSGTDLLMCHWDLTWSGDLPSCERVTSCRDPGDAEHSRRVVSSPKFPVGSTVQYICDKGYILAGTGTLTCHDRIAGGPKWSDRLPKCIPETYEPCHNPGVPAGGRQSPERRLYPAGATLRFSCTAGRALLGEGSLHCLPGHPSRWSGSPPICKATSYDEFYSNRNLDAVAKAVPSGTALEGTNVAIAIFLPVLVVALLIGGIYLYFSKLQGKPALQLPLTGSHPYDHITVESAFDNPTYETGETREYEVSI, encoded by the exons ATGGGCTcgccgccgcccgccctgcTCCTGCCGCTCCTCGCCGCTCTGCTCCGTGCACCGGCCGACG GCTTCAACGGGGTGGCGAGGAAAGCCGGGGAGAGCGCTGAGGCCGAAGGGGAGCCCACGGCGCTGCCCACGCCGGCAGAGCGGGAGGCAGAGGCTCGTTTTGTCAGCACGGCGCCCACGTTGAAGCTTCTCAACCACCACCCGCTGTTGGAGGACCTGCTGCACGAAGCCTTCCTGAAGAAGGACTACCTGGGCCAGGCACCGTTCCTGCCCGGTGACCCTGGTCCCCTCCTGCCTGCTGATGCTCTCCAGCCAGACCCTggccccccagcccctgagCCCCCCCCACGCACCCCCGCCCTGCCCAGGGCCGCCTTCCCCACCGACCCGCTGACCACACCAGCGGGACATCCAGGGCCATGGGGAGAGGCATGGGGGGTCGTGCCAGCTGCCAATCCCTCGTGGTCCCCGCTTGGGGTGCCAGAGTcggtccccgtgtcccccagccAGGCACCTGCCACCCCTGGCACATCCCTGGGATCCCATACTGGGGTCACTGTGGTCCCCGGGGATGAGGAGGGGACTACCACCACCTCCACCATTACCACCACCACTGTCACCACGCTGCAGGGACCAG CCCCCTGCAACCGGACACTGGCGGGTCCCGAGGGCTGgctggtgtccccagagccagtCGCTGTCCCCTATGATGTCAGCCTGGACTGCACCTACACCGTCTCTGTCTACCCTGGCTATGGCGTGGAGCTCAAG GTCCACAACATCAGCCTGGCTGAGGGGGAGACGCTGACGGTGGAGAGCATGGGGGGGCTGGAGCCCATCCTCCTGGCCAACGAGTCCTTCCTGCTGCGGGGCCAGGTCATCCGCAGCCCCGCCAACCTCCTCACCCTCCGCTTCCAGAGCCCCcggccccccagccccggctcctACTGCTTCCACTACCAAG CCTACCTGCTGAGCTGCCCCTTCCCGGCACGGCCGGCATTTGGGGAGGTGTCGGTCAGCAGCTTGCACCCCGGCGGGGACGCCCAGTTCCGCTGCGCCGCTGGCTACCAGCTGCAAGGTGCCCACCGGCTTGTCTGCCGCAACGCCACCCGTCCCTTCTGGAGCGCCCGCGAGCCCCTCTGCCTCG CGATGTGCGGCGGGGTGGTCCGAAACGCCACGGTGGGACGCATCATCTCGCCCGGCTTCCCCGGGAACTACAGCAACAACCTGACGTGCCACTGGCTGCTGGAGGCGCCCGCTGGCCACCGCCTGCACCTCCACTTCGAGAAGGTCTCGTTGGCTGAGGACGACGACAG GCTCATCATCCGCAATGGCAACAACGTGGAGGCACCGCCAGTGTACGACTCCTACGAGGTGGAATACCTGCCCATCGAGGGGCTGCTCAGCACCGGGCGCCACTTCTTTGTGGAGCTCACCACCGACAGCAGCGGGGCCGCCGCAGGCATGGCACTGCGCTACGAGG CCTTCGAGCAGGGACATTGCTACGAGCCCTTTGTCAAGTATGGGAATTTCACGGCCAGCGACCCCCGGTACCCCGTGGGCACCACAGTGGAGTTCACGTGCGACCCTGGCTACACGCTGGAGCAGGGCTCCACCATCATTGAATGCGTCGACCCCAACGACCCGCAGTGGAATGAGACTGAGCCGGCATGCCGCG CGGTGTGCAGCGGGGAGCTGACGGACACAGCTGGCGTTGTGCTGTCACCCAACTGGCCGGAGGCGTACGGCAAGGGCCAGGACTGCATCTGGGGGCTGCATGTGGACGAGGACAAGCGTGTCATGCTGGACGTCCGCGT GCTGCGACTGGGCACGGGGGACGTGCTGACTTTCTATGATGGGGACGACCTGACGGCGCGCATCCTGGGCCAGTACACGGGTGCCCGTGGCCGGTTCAAGCTCTACGCCTCCAGTGCCGATGTCACCGTCCAGTTCCAGTCGGACCCCGGCGCCGGTGCCTTTGCCTATCGTCAAGGCTTTGTCATCCACTTCTCTG AGGTCCCCCGTAATGACACCTGCCCTGAGCTGCCAGACATTGCCAATGGCTGGAAGACGTCCTCACAGCCAGAGTTGCTCCATGGCACCGTGGTCACCTACCATTGCTACCCTGGTTTCCAGCTGTCCGGCACCGACCTCCTGATGTGCCACTGGGATCTGACGTGGAGTGGTGACCTGCCCTCCTGCGAGAGGG TGACCTCCTGCCGGGACCCTGGAGATGCCGAGCACAGCCGCAGGGTGGTCTCCAGCCCTAAATTCCCAGTGGGATCCACTGTGCAGTACATCTGCGACAAGGGCTACATCCTGGCAGGCACCGGGACCCTCACCTGCCACGATCGCATTGCGGGGGGACCCAAGTGGAGTGACCGTCTCCCCAAGTGCATCC CGGAGACGTATGAGCCTTGCCACAACCCCGGTGtgccggcgggcgggcggcagAGCCCTGAGCGGCGGTTGTACCCGGCGGGAGCCACCTTACGCTTCTCCTGCACCGCCGGCCGGGCGCTGCTGGGCGAGGGCAGCCTGCACTGTCTGCCCGGGCACCCCTCGCGCTGGAGCGGGTCACCCCCCATCTGCAAAGCGA CCTCCTACGATGAGTTTTACAGCAACCGTAACCTGGATG CTGTGGCCAAGGCTGTGCCCTCCGGGACGGCACTGGAAGGCACCAACGTTGCCATCGCCATCTTCCTGCCCGTGCTGGTGGTGGCCCTGCTCATCGGGGGCATTTATCTCTACTTCTCCAA GCTCCAGGGGaagccagccctgcagctgccccTCACTGGCTCCCACCCCTACGACCACATCACCGTGGAGTCGGCTTTTGACAACCCCACCTACGAGACAGGA gagACAAGGGAATATGAGGTGTCCATCTAG
- the PIPOX gene encoding peroxisomal sarcosine oxidase — protein sequence MAARSQPQKATYDVIVIGAGIQGSFAAYHLAQRHRDTLLLEQFILPHSRGSSHGQSRITRSAYPQAHYARMMPDSFRLWRRLEDEAGTSLYRQTGLVVLGPAGDPELESCRRSLGAGDILDTTALAQRFPGLQLQPDQVALWDSTGGVLFADRALRAVQDIFRQHGGTLRDGEKVLHIEPGDVLTVTTTAGVYRAPQLIITAGAWTGALVAPLGLRLPLQPLRINVCYWREKELGMPSKDRASPCFITLGLSEAPHSIYGLPALEYPGLVKVCYHHGSPVDPEERDRVPPDAPRPYVGLLSSFISRYLPGLEPQPAVVETCLYTNTPDEDFILDRHPKFSNIIIGAGFSGHGFKLAPVVGKLLCELSLGEEPSHSMAAFTVTRFPGVLQPEL from the exons ATGGCTGCCCGCAGCCAGCCCCAGAAGGCCACCTACGACGTCATCGTCATCGGGGCTGGCATCCAGGGCTCCTTCGCTGCCTACCACCTGGCCCAGCGTCACAGGGACACCCTTCTGCTGGAGCAG TTCATCCTGCCCCACTCCCGGGGCAGCTCGCACGGGCAGAGCCGCATCACCCGCAGCGCCTACCCCCAGGCACACTACGCACGCATGATGCCCGACAGCTTCAGGCTCTGGCGGCGGCTGGAGGACGAGGCCGGCACCAGCCTCTACAG gcagacggggctggtggtgctgggccCGGCGGGTGACCCGGAGCTGGAGAGCTGCCGGCGCAGCCTGGGTGCCGGCGACATCCTCGACACCACGGCGCTGGCCCAGCGCTTCCCCGgcctccagctccagcctgaCCAGGTGGCCCTGTGGGACAGCACCGGTGGGGTGCTCTTTGCCGACCGGGCGCTGCGGGCGGTGCAG GACATCTTTCGCCAGCACGGGGGCACCCTGCGGGATGGGGAGAAGGTGCTGCACATTGAACCTGGGGATGTGCTCACCGTCACCACCACTGCCGGGGTGTACCGAGCCCCCCAGCTCATCATCACAGCCGGAGCCTGGACCGGTGCTCTGGTGGCACCCCTGGGTCTCCGCCTGCCGCTGCAG CCCCTGCGCATCAATGTCTGCTACTGGAGGGAGAAGGAGCTTGGGATGCCCAGCAAAGACAGAGCCAGTCCCTGTTTCATAACGCTGGGGCTGAGCGAAGCCCCCCACAGCATCTACGGGCTGCCTGCACTTGAGTACCCGGGGCTGGTGAAG GTGTGCTACCACCACGGCAGCCCTGTTGACCCTGAGGAGCGGGACCGGGTCCCCCCAGATGCCCCCCGCCCTTATGTTGGCCTCCTGAGCAGCTTCATCAGCAGGTACCTGCCCGGGCTGGAGCCCCAGCCAGCCGTGGTGGAGACCTGCCTCTACACG AACACTCCGGATGAAGATTTCATCCTGGACCGGCACCCCAAGTTCAGCAACATCATAATCGGGGCCGGCTTTTCAG GCCACGGGTTCAAGCTGGCGCCGGTggtggggaagctgctgtgtgaGCTGAGCCTGGGTGAGGAGCCATCGCACAGCATGGCCGCCTTCACCGTCACCCGCTTCCCCGGTGTGCTCCAGCCTGAGCTGTAG